The proteins below are encoded in one region of Papilio machaon chromosome 27, ilPapMach1.1, whole genome shotgun sequence:
- the LOC106712209 gene encoding uncharacterized protein LOC106712209, with amino-acid sequence MDKEIGINDLPLEIFMEILIRTDVSTIVTSRGVCKTWQNIIDGNQIIWHKICKIDFESASPLIKSVARGDIEWCHVYLNLTVWSNITKYDYKLHMFRNMWVSEFEPILAPDYGVLPVKDHSDVSFYDLSTLEAMPIIIKDIECKKIGHNDIATVYLTKNRLYVQKSVDTCNATEGMFEAENFLLCEKEMYYYNNGDVFQCDLTSETITSKLIISRKYVFKEMTYCDNVLHLFTICQKTISITNDNVVTETRINNPIKWLRFLCDVHIINKYNIISYSHNMHKTNIQTMYTMFGSGPQISAVCFYTDMILIARKSGQILFTRMSDLKDSVREQKFERILNLPGGKYAVKINVCERKCGPLIVLFTLKEVILVEYNLLPHDDKPKSISKEKLNIQKRLLRIQERLQSKVA; translated from the exons ATGGATAAAGAAATAGGAATAAATGACTTACCATTGGAAATATTTATGGAAATCCTAATAAGAACGGATGTATCAACAATTGTAACGTCTCGAGGCGTTTGTAAAACATggcaaaatattattgatggcaatcagataatatggcataaaatttgtaaaattgattTCGAATCCGCGAGTCCATTGATAAAAAGTGTAGCTAGAGGTGATATTGAATGGTGTCATGTTTATTTGAACCTAACAGTGTGgtcaaatataacaaaatacgaCTATAAACTACATATGTTCCGTAACATGTGGGTTTCTGAATTTGAACCCATTCTTGCTCCTGATTATGGTGTACTTCCCGTGAAAGACCATAGTGATGTATCATTCTATGATTTATCCACTCTTGAGGCAATGCCAATAATAATCAAGGatattgaatgtaaaaaaattggcCATAATGATATTGCAAcagtttatttaacaaagaacCGATTGTATGTACAAAAATCCGTTGATACTTGCAATGCAACAGAAGGTATGTTTGAGGCAGAGAATTTTCTATTGTGTGAAAAAGAAATGTACTATTACAATAATGGTGATGTATTCCAATGTGATCTAACATCAGAAACAATTACATCAAAGTTAATTATCAGTCGCAAGTATGTTTTCAAAGAGATGACATATTGTgataatgttttacatttatttactatatgCCAGAAAACTATAAGTATTACCAATGATAATGTGGTGACAGAAACAAGGATAAATAACCCTATTAAATGGCTGCGTTTCTTGTGCGatgtacatattattaataagtacaatatCATTTCTTATTCCCATAATATGCATAAAACTAACATTCAGACCATGTATACCATGTTCGGGTCGGGCCCACAAATTTCTGCAGTGTGTTTCTATACTGATATGATCCTGATTGCAAGAAAGAGTGGACAGATATTGTTTACTCGCATGTCTGATCTAAAGGACTCAGTTCGTGAACAAAAATTTGAAAGGATACTCAATCTTCCGGGTGGTAAATATgcagttaaaattaatgtctGTGAAAGGAAATGTGGACCTCTAATTGttctatttacattaaaagagGTCATATTAGTGGAGTATAACTTGTTGCCACAT GATGATAAACCAAAATCTATTTCAAaggaaaaacttaatatacaaaaaaggtTGCTAAGGATTCAAGAAAGGTTGCAGTCTAAGGTTGCTTAA